The Streptomyces sp. NBC_00691 genome has a segment encoding these proteins:
- a CDS encoding helix-turn-helix domain-containing protein — MTTASNDVLRAVRISLRMSQDDLAKALRAAGEELGDPNEASKRLVQRWESGTSRAPRPVYARALEYVTGRPVEALGFALPVPQARVHSDSAGGHDMDLGPEGIQAPTAPQPLPDGMNYSGIWLSRYEFFSSSRDETFEARHYVVLLQHGTRLTGQSLPGASSNPDSPLTLDLTIDRSVVTGSWTEQTAADGYYQGARYHGAIQMLVEPTGRRMAGKWVGFGKDFDVNTGPWELRLVDTSTSKATLRSYGRAPD; from the coding sequence ATGACGACTGCCTCGAACGACGTTCTGAGGGCCGTGCGGATCAGCCTGCGCATGAGCCAGGACGACTTAGCCAAGGCTCTTCGCGCAGCCGGTGAAGAGCTGGGCGATCCGAACGAAGCGAGCAAGCGGCTCGTCCAGCGCTGGGAATCCGGCACCAGCCGCGCTCCACGCCCCGTATACGCCCGCGCTCTGGAGTACGTCACGGGGCGACCTGTCGAAGCCCTGGGTTTCGCACTCCCCGTGCCGCAGGCACGTGTCCATTCCGATTCCGCAGGAGGCCACGACATGGACCTCGGCCCAGAAGGCATTCAGGCGCCCACCGCCCCGCAGCCGCTCCCGGACGGTATGAACTACTCGGGTATCTGGCTGTCTCGGTACGAGTTCTTCAGCTCCTCGCGTGACGAGACGTTCGAGGCCAGGCACTACGTCGTACTGCTTCAGCACGGCACTCGACTGACCGGCCAGAGCCTGCCGGGAGCGTCCAGCAACCCGGACAGTCCGCTCACCCTCGATCTCACCATCGATCGCAGCGTAGTCACGGGCTCGTGGACCGAGCAGACCGCCGCCGACGGCTACTACCAGGGCGCCCGCTATCACGGCGCGATCCAGATGCTCGTGGAGCCGACCGGTCGTCGGATGGCGGGCAAGTGGGTCGGCTTCGGCAAGGACTTCGACGTCAACACAGGCCCGTGGGAGCTGAGGCTCGTCGACACCTCCACGTCGAAGGCGACGCTCCGGAGCTACGGCCGCGCTCCGGACTAG
- a CDS encoding class I SAM-dependent methyltransferase: MREQDASAWDVWGAARQGRKETNSAGATTWFNWTQWPDHGPDANVLGNLSGIRALDLGCGSGGNLAHLAALGAQAIGVDISPVQVAKARERWPHLDVRQKTAEEFLADTAYEFEAVCSVFGAAWFTDPAELLPLVHERLAPGGVYAFSHNPPALEGCYGPQASQLPSPEKGAEPLYVKRWDYRPDRWTEILQRAGFTEVTAEVIPPPDGRRTGTLLVRGVRAS; the protein is encoded by the coding sequence GTGCGCGAACAGGATGCGAGTGCGTGGGACGTATGGGGAGCGGCCCGGCAGGGACGGAAGGAGACGAACTCGGCCGGGGCCACTACGTGGTTCAACTGGACGCAGTGGCCCGACCACGGGCCCGACGCGAACGTCCTTGGCAACCTCTCCGGCATCCGGGCCCTCGACCTCGGCTGCGGCAGCGGTGGAAATCTCGCCCACCTAGCCGCGCTGGGAGCCCAGGCGATCGGTGTGGACATCTCACCTGTCCAGGTGGCCAAAGCCCGTGAACGCTGGCCGCACCTCGACGTGAGGCAGAAGACGGCCGAGGAGTTCCTCGCGGACACCGCGTACGAGTTCGAGGCCGTCTGCTCGGTTTTCGGAGCCGCCTGGTTCACCGATCCCGCCGAACTGCTGCCGCTGGTCCATGAGCGCCTGGCGCCTGGCGGCGTCTACGCGTTCTCCCACAACCCTCCTGCCCTGGAGGGTTGCTACGGACCACAGGCGTCCCAGCTGCCATCGCCGGAGAAGGGCGCGGAACCCCTGTACGTGAAGCGCTGGGACTACCGGCCCGACCGCTGGACCGAGATCCTCCAACGGGCAGGGTTCACGGAGGTGACGGCCGAAGTGATCCCGCCCCCGGACGGCAGACGCACCGGAACCCTGCTCGTCCGGGGCGTCAGGGCATCGTAG
- a CDS encoding PLD nuclease N-terminal domain-containing protein — translation MLRALMFILPLALLIYAFIDCLNTPEDEVRHLPKVIWVIVILLFPIVGSVGWIFAGKERHRTVRGGSGGWIAPDDNPDFLKSLREEKSGPKDEEAALEEREADLRRREDELRKREQDGGDAAPEKP, via the coding sequence ATGCTCAGGGCATTGATGTTCATCCTGCCGCTGGCGCTGCTGATCTACGCCTTCATCGACTGCCTGAACACCCCGGAGGACGAGGTCAGGCATCTGCCGAAGGTGATCTGGGTGATCGTGATCCTCCTCTTCCCGATCGTCGGGTCGGTGGGCTGGATCTTCGCGGGCAAGGAACGGCACAGGACGGTCCGGGGCGGCTCGGGCGGCTGGATCGCCCCCGACGACAACCCCGACTTCCTGAAGTCCCTGCGCGAGGAGAAGAGCGGGCCGAAGGACGAGGAGGCCGCCCTGGAGGAGCGGGAGGCGGACCTCCGCCGCCGGGAGGACGAGCTGCGGAAGCGCGAGCAGGACGGTGGGGACGCCGCCCCCGAGAAGCCCTGA
- a CDS encoding LysR family transcriptional regulator, whose protein sequence is MELRLLATFEKVATVLSFTRAATELGYAQSSVTAQVRSLETSLGVELFERLGSRIRLTEAGERLLPYARGMAELAEEARTAVAATADPAGTIAVGTMESLTSYRLPPLLEYFHHRYPGVRLTLRPTLGDETRQALRQGTYDVGFLMEPETEHEGLESEVLAPEPLVLVAGPAHPLAGRTELTAAEVAGAQLVGTEPGCPYRDLFERELARWSPPFMEFGTIEATKRGVAAGLGVALLPRVTVDGELAAGTLVELPWEVPFTLFTQLAWRRGKRLPAHVRLFVEQARRLVSEQRG, encoded by the coding sequence ATGGAGCTCCGGCTCCTCGCCACCTTCGAGAAGGTGGCGACGGTCCTCTCCTTCACGAGGGCCGCGACGGAACTGGGTTACGCCCAGTCGAGCGTGACGGCCCAGGTCCGGTCCCTGGAGACCTCCCTCGGCGTGGAGCTCTTCGAGCGCCTGGGCAGCCGCATCCGCCTCACCGAGGCCGGCGAGCGCCTGCTGCCGTACGCCCGCGGCATGGCGGAGCTCGCGGAGGAGGCCCGTACGGCGGTGGCGGCGACGGCGGACCCCGCGGGCACGATCGCCGTCGGCACGATGGAGTCCCTGACCTCGTACCGGCTGCCACCGCTCCTGGAGTACTTCCACCACCGCTACCCGGGGGTGCGCCTCACCCTGCGTCCCACCCTCGGCGACGAGACCCGGCAGGCCCTGCGGCAGGGCACGTACGACGTCGGCTTCCTGATGGAGCCGGAGACGGAGCACGAGGGCCTGGAGTCGGAGGTCCTGGCCCCGGAACCGCTGGTCCTGGTGGCGGGCCCGGCCCATCCGCTGGCCGGCCGCACGGAGCTGACCGCCGCCGAGGTGGCGGGCGCGCAGCTGGTGGGCACCGAACCGGGCTGCCCGTACCGCGACCTCTTCGAGCGCGAGCTGGCGCGGTGGTCCCCGCCGTTCATGGAGTTCGGCACGATCGAGGCGACGAAGCGCGGGGTGGCGGCGGGTCTCGGCGTGGCGCTGCTCCCCCGGGTGACGGTCGACGGGGAACTCGCGGCCGGGACCCTGGTGGAACTCCCCTGGGAGGTCCCGTTCACCCTCTTCACCCAACTCGCGTGGCGACGGGGGAAGCGGCTCCCGGCACATGTCCGCCTGTTCGTGGAGCAGGCGCGGCGGCTGGTGTCCGAGCAGCGAGGGTGA
- a CDS encoding DMT family transporter: MRNETRGTVELTLAMVLSGTLGIFVVESGASPFNVVFFRCLFGAAALGAYSLARGYFTGHGLTPRKFGLAALGGVFIVFNWVLLFEAYEATSISFATVVYHTQPFFLVVFGAVLFRERITAAKFGWLAVAFAGLVLVSGIRPGDTASLKGLGLALGAAVLYALSTIVTKRITGVRPHLVALVQVLVGLPLLLPFADFGAASKPGTGWGWLVGLGLIHTGLMYVLMYAAYAELPTAKIAVLAFTYPAVAMGVDWAAYGHHIGIVQALGVPLIVLASLKVTLAARTPAAAPAPRTGGHVPGAASPVATRVG; encoded by the coding sequence ATGAGAAACGAGACCAGGGGAACCGTCGAACTCACCCTCGCCATGGTGCTCTCCGGCACCCTCGGCATCTTCGTCGTGGAGTCGGGGGCGTCCCCCTTCAACGTCGTGTTCTTCCGGTGCCTCTTCGGGGCCGCCGCCCTCGGCGCGTACAGCCTGGCCCGCGGGTACTTCACCGGGCACGGCCTCACCCCGAGGAAGTTCGGGCTCGCCGCGCTCGGCGGGGTCTTCATCGTCTTCAACTGGGTGCTGCTCTTCGAGGCGTACGAGGCCACCTCGATCTCCTTCGCCACCGTCGTCTACCACACGCAGCCGTTCTTCCTCGTGGTGTTCGGCGCCGTGCTGTTCCGGGAGCGGATCACCGCCGCGAAGTTCGGCTGGCTCGCCGTCGCGTTCGCCGGGCTCGTGCTCGTCTCCGGGATACGGCCCGGCGACACCGCCTCGCTCAAGGGGCTCGGTCTCGCGCTCGGCGCCGCCGTCCTCTACGCGCTCTCCACGATCGTCACCAAGCGGATCACCGGGGTACGGCCGCATCTGGTCGCCCTCGTGCAGGTCCTCGTCGGGCTTCCGCTGCTGCTCCCGTTCGCCGACTTCGGCGCCGCGTCGAAGCCGGGCACCGGCTGGGGCTGGCTGGTCGGGCTCGGCCTGATCCACACCGGGCTGATGTACGTCCTCATGTACGCCGCCTACGCCGAGCTGCCCACCGCCAAGATCGCCGTGCTGGCCTTCACCTACCCCGCCGTCGCCATGGGCGTCGACTGGGCCGCGTACGGGCATCACATCGGGATCGTCCAGGCGCTCGGCGTCCCGCTGATCGTCCTCGCCAGCCTCAAGGTCACCCTCGCTGCTCGGACACCAGCCGCCGCGCCTGCTCCACGAACAGGCGGACATGTGCCGGGAGCCGCTTCCCCCGTCGCCACGCGAGTTGGGTGA
- a CDS encoding GntR family transcriptional regulator: MTLDPQSGRPLYMQLADVIASKIATGEYAPDRVIPTPGRLAEEYGIAVLTGRRAMRELRERGLIYTVPGKGSYVTPVAGESDSPAE; encoded by the coding sequence ATGACCCTTGATCCGCAGTCGGGACGCCCGCTGTACATGCAGCTGGCCGATGTGATCGCCTCGAAGATCGCCACCGGGGAGTACGCGCCCGACCGCGTGATCCCCACGCCCGGCCGCCTCGCCGAGGAGTACGGCATCGCCGTACTGACGGGCCGCCGGGCCATGCGTGAGCTCCGCGAGCGCGGGCTGATCTACACGGTTCCGGGCAAGGGCTCCTACGTCACACCCGTCGCCGGGGAGAGTGACTCCCCGGCGGAGTGA
- a CDS encoding nucleoside deaminase → MDEEQAIRWLATALAEARAGLAEGGIPIGAALYGADGTLLGRGHNRRVQDEDPSTHAETAAFRAAGRQRSYRGTTMVTTLSPCWYCSGLVRQFGISRVVVGEAETFHGGHDWLAEHGVEVMVLDDPACAAMMREFIAERPALWHEDIGDA, encoded by the coding sequence ATGGACGAGGAACAGGCAATCCGCTGGCTCGCGACCGCCCTCGCCGAGGCCCGGGCCGGGCTGGCCGAGGGCGGGATCCCGATCGGGGCCGCGCTCTACGGGGCCGACGGGACACTGCTCGGGCGCGGGCACAACCGGCGGGTGCAGGACGAGGACCCGTCGACGCACGCGGAGACCGCCGCCTTCCGGGCCGCCGGACGGCAGCGCTCGTACCGGGGGACGACGATGGTGACGACCCTCTCGCCCTGCTGGTACTGCTCCGGCCTGGTACGGCAGTTCGGGATCTCTCGGGTGGTCGTCGGGGAGGCGGAGACCTTCCATGGCGGGCACGACTGGCTGGCGGAGCACGGCGTCGAGGTGATGGTCCTCGACGACCCGGCGTGCGCCGCGATGATGCGGGAGTTCATCGCCGAGCGGCCCGCCCTCTGGCACGAGGACATCGGCGACGCGTGA
- a CDS encoding glycine-rich domain-containing protein, with product MPIRIDAYTTKPDGTRTEPRTLYEGGGGPPMVTSAMPACTCPRCCLQRSAAKEELPMIIALEHPPIHYTEPRTLLSPEVWQALTTDVIKAHPGTDLALAERIIGQTIAFLIAGAMTDEPLSPSEHVDWGWHAFLLRTQAYQEFCDRHSGLFIHHHPGVPDATETGGPVAARDRTVAAIRAAGFEVDQELWPEAADCTQCHSGCTDSPVGGKK from the coding sequence ATGCCGATCCGCATCGACGCCTACACGACGAAGCCTGATGGGACTCGAACCGAGCCCCGAACCCTGTACGAGGGCGGGGGCGGCCCCCCGATGGTGACCAGCGCGATGCCGGCCTGCACGTGCCCGCGCTGCTGCCTGCAGCGCTCCGCCGCGAAGGAGGAACTCCCGATGATCATCGCGCTTGAGCATCCCCCGATTCACTACACCGAGCCCCGCACGCTCCTGTCCCCGGAGGTGTGGCAGGCCCTGACCACCGACGTGATCAAGGCCCACCCGGGCACAGACCTGGCACTGGCCGAGCGGATCATCGGCCAGACCATCGCGTTTCTGATCGCGGGGGCGATGACCGACGAACCGCTGTCCCCGTCCGAGCACGTCGACTGGGGCTGGCACGCGTTCCTGCTGCGCACCCAGGCGTACCAGGAGTTCTGCGACCGACACTCGGGCCTGTTCATCCACCACCACCCCGGCGTCCCCGACGCGACCGAGACGGGCGGCCCCGTAGCGGCCCGAGATCGCACCGTGGCCGCGATCCGTGCGGCAGGCTTCGAGGTGGACCAGGAGCTGTGGCCGGAGGCCGCCGACTGCACGCAGTGCCACTCGGGCTGCACGGACAGCCCGGTGGGCGGCAAGAAGTAG